The proteins below are encoded in one region of Aquisphaera giovannonii:
- a CDS encoding serine/threonine-protein kinase: protein MNRPATAPDLAAEQARAARINDRCERFEAAWRVGERPAIEDELAAAAEGDRRPLLIELLALEVELRRESGEAVDFASYLQRFPGKESAVREALQGAQEVSVALAPGDPQGWKTVNVAESPGFALPPAAGGDRPFRPGEERLGDYVLLEEVARGGMGVVYKARHEGLKRTVALKMILAGAMATPAERARFRREAELAANLDHPNIVPIYEVREHDNVLYFTMRFVGGGNLSRRIANGPRDPAAAARLVGVLARAVQHAHERGFFHCDLKPSNILLDAEGQPQITDFGLARRSTEESSLTATGAVLGTPSYMAPEQASGQRASIGPATDVYGLGAILYELLTGRPPFRTPTVMETIVHVLERDPVPPRELDPAIPRQLETICLKCLEKLPEERYESARELADDLGRFLDGEAVEATGIFHRLRRWTRREPELVSRVGGLAVISALTEFNRHALSPMPDARLHYKIQCTLLAWALSAILFQFLWRRGWRSDGVRRLWSSADIICLTACLLLLGKSESTLLIGYPLLIAASGLWFRVRLVWFTTAMAIVGYLILYTALAIDWSMPLVMWTNDELQYPNIFIAALWLTGYVVVRQVRRILALGRYYEQSQREV, encoded by the coding sequence ATGAACCGGCCCGCCACCGCCCCGGACCTTGCCGCGGAGCAGGCCCGCGCCGCCCGCATCAACGATCGTTGCGAACGGTTCGAGGCCGCCTGGCGGGTGGGCGAGAGGCCCGCGATCGAGGACGAGCTCGCTGCGGCGGCCGAGGGCGACCGTCGTCCGCTCCTGATCGAGCTCCTCGCGCTGGAGGTTGAGCTTCGGCGGGAGTCGGGAGAGGCCGTGGATTTCGCCTCCTACCTCCAGAGATTCCCGGGGAAGGAATCTGCGGTCCGCGAGGCGTTGCAGGGCGCACAGGAAGTGTCGGTGGCGCTGGCCCCCGGCGATCCGCAGGGCTGGAAGACCGTGAACGTGGCGGAGTCTCCCGGCTTCGCGCTGCCCCCGGCGGCCGGGGGCGACCGTCCGTTCCGACCGGGCGAGGAGCGGCTCGGCGATTACGTGCTGCTCGAGGAGGTCGCCCGCGGGGGCATGGGCGTCGTCTACAAGGCCCGCCACGAGGGCCTGAAGCGGACGGTCGCCCTGAAGATGATCCTCGCGGGCGCCATGGCCACCCCCGCCGAGCGGGCAAGATTCCGCCGGGAGGCCGAGCTGGCGGCCAACCTGGATCATCCCAACATCGTGCCCATCTACGAGGTCCGGGAACACGACAACGTCCTGTACTTCACGATGAGGTTCGTGGGGGGCGGGAACCTGTCGCGGCGCATCGCGAACGGCCCCCGGGATCCGGCCGCCGCGGCGAGGCTCGTCGGGGTGCTGGCCAGGGCCGTTCAGCACGCCCACGAGCGCGGGTTCTTCCATTGCGACCTGAAGCCCTCGAACATCCTCCTGGACGCCGAGGGCCAGCCGCAGATCACCGACTTCGGGCTCGCCCGTCGATCCACCGAGGAGAGTTCCCTGACCGCCACCGGCGCGGTCCTCGGCACGCCCAGCTACATGGCCCCGGAGCAGGCCTCCGGCCAGCGCGCCTCGATCGGCCCGGCGACCGACGTGTACGGCCTCGGCGCGATCCTCTACGAGCTGCTCACGGGCCGCCCGCCGTTCCGGACGCCCACGGTGATGGAGACCATCGTCCACGTCCTGGAACGCGACCCGGTGCCGCCCCGGGAGCTCGACCCCGCGATCCCCCGCCAGCTCGAGACGATCTGCCTGAAATGCCTCGAGAAGCTGCCGGAGGAACGGTATGAGTCCGCGAGGGAGCTTGCCGACGACCTCGGCCGATTCCTGGACGGCGAGGCCGTCGAGGCGACGGGAATCTTCCACCGGCTCCGGCGATGGACCCGCCGCGAGCCGGAGCTCGTCTCCCGCGTCGGCGGCCTCGCCGTGATCTCCGCCCTCACGGAGTTCAACCGGCACGCCCTCTCTCCCATGCCGGACGCGAGGCTCCACTACAAGATCCAGTGCACCCTGCTGGCCTGGGCCCTCTCCGCGATCCTCTTCCAGTTTCTCTGGCGCCGGGGATGGCGGTCGGATGGCGTGCGAAGGCTCTGGTCGTCCGCCGACATCATCTGCCTGACGGCCTGCCTCCTGCTCCTCGGGAAATCCGAGAGCACCCTGCTCATCGGCTATCCGCTGCTCATCGCCGCGTCGGGGCTGTGGTTCCGGGTGAGGCTCGTCTGGTTCACCACGGCGATGGCGATCGTGGGATATCTCATCCTCTACACGGCCCTGGCGATCGACTGGTCGATGCCGCTCGTCATGTGGACGAATGACGAGCTCCAGTACCCCAACATCTTCATCGCGGCCCTCTG
- a CDS encoding ECF-type sigma factor — protein MVEQGGSVTHWLGDLRGGDLAAAQPLWERYFGKLVTLARGKLTRQRHARAEADEEDAALSAFNSFCAGVAGGRFPNLADREDLWRLLMTITVRKAYAQIQRQRRLKRGAGKVVEEAMLRGAGGDAAEAGAGLNGLDILAGEEPSPELAAMVAEECGRLLDALGDDALREVAIRRMEGYTSDEIAAHLGCARRTVARRLDLIRKTWLAVGEVRT, from the coding sequence ATGGTCGAACAGGGCGGATCCGTCACTCACTGGCTGGGCGACCTCAGGGGGGGGGACCTCGCCGCGGCCCAGCCGCTCTGGGAACGCTACTTCGGCAAGCTCGTCACCCTGGCCCGCGGTAAGCTGACCAGGCAGCGACACGCCCGGGCGGAGGCGGACGAGGAAGACGCCGCGCTGAGCGCGTTCAACAGCTTCTGCGCCGGCGTCGCCGGGGGGCGATTCCCGAACCTGGCGGATCGAGAGGACCTGTGGCGGCTCCTCATGACGATCACCGTGCGCAAGGCCTACGCCCAGATCCAGAGGCAGCGACGGCTCAAGCGAGGCGCCGGCAAGGTCGTGGAGGAGGCGATGCTCCGGGGAGCGGGCGGGGACGCCGCCGAGGCGGGGGCCGGCCTGAACGGCCTGGACATACTGGCCGGGGAGGAACCGTCCCCTGAGCTGGCCGCGATGGTCGCCGAGGAATGCGGCAGGCTGCTGGATGCGCTCGGAGACGACGCGCTGAGGGAGGTCGCGATCCGGCGGATGGAGGGCTACACATCGGACGAGATCGCCGCCCATCTCGGCTGCGCCCGACGGACCGTCGCCCGCCGACTGGACCTGATCCGTAAGACCTGGCTGGCCGTCGGCGAGGTAAGGACATGA
- a CDS encoding DUF1570 domain-containing protein: MGVPRGRAWAQAPRPPQDNEEPAGGGDLDVPAVRDRLEKLGLGPISTARSAHYAAIGDAAPGFMKVILQDCEQFAQDYVIHFRSRGFDIKLPAKPLVVVLYKDDRSFGKFFHIPSLLDAAAMGHPVQPAGVYDPSSNLLHIFDWRSVPMMARSGHRNTETLSHEGTHQLTFNTGLLKRGGHAPVAIVEGLGAYGEARRTDGPSDLGRLNLKRLDDLAKIQRRVPWIPVRTLLTDDSVLRVGRSDRVLLGYAQSWLLIHYLLKDPGTLPGFRDYLRVVASRGDAGHTLDDLRTHLGDLDALDRELRKYQVQLQMSIR, encoded by the coding sequence ATGGGCGTGCCCCGGGGGCGTGCCTGGGCCCAGGCCCCGCGCCCGCCACAGGACAACGAAGAGCCGGCCGGGGGCGGGGACCTCGACGTCCCGGCGGTGCGCGATCGGCTGGAGAAGCTCGGCCTCGGGCCGATCTCGACCGCGCGATCCGCCCACTACGCGGCGATCGGCGACGCCGCCCCGGGCTTCATGAAGGTGATCCTCCAGGACTGCGAGCAATTCGCGCAGGACTACGTGATCCACTTCCGCTCGCGCGGGTTCGACATCAAGTTGCCGGCGAAGCCCCTGGTGGTCGTGCTCTACAAGGACGACCGGTCGTTCGGCAAATTCTTCCACATCCCGAGCCTCCTGGATGCCGCGGCGATGGGGCACCCGGTGCAGCCCGCCGGCGTCTATGACCCGTCATCCAACCTGCTCCACATCTTCGACTGGCGCAGCGTGCCCATGATGGCCAGGTCCGGCCACCGCAACACCGAGACCCTCTCGCATGAGGGAACCCATCAGCTGACCTTCAACACCGGCCTGCTCAAGCGGGGCGGGCATGCGCCCGTCGCCATCGTGGAGGGCCTCGGGGCCTACGGCGAGGCCCGCCGGACCGACGGCCCGAGCGACCTGGGGCGGCTCAACCTGAAGCGACTGGACGACCTCGCCAAGATCCAGAGACGCGTGCCCTGGATCCCGGTCCGGACGCTCCTCACCGACGACTCGGTCCTCCGCGTCGGGCGGTCGGACCGCGTCCTCCTGGGCTACGCGCAGAGTTGGCTGCTCATCCACTACCTGCTGAAGGATCCGGGCACCCTGCCGGGCTTCCGGGACTACCTCCGCGTCGTCGCCTCGCGGGGCGACGCGGGCCACACGCTCGACGACCTCAGGACGCATCTGGGCGACCTCGACGCGCTGGATCGCGAGCTTCGGAAGTACCAGGTGCAGCTCCAGATGTCCATCCGTTGA